AGTTTAAAAAACTCTCCGGCCCTGCTTCTGAAGCTTATCATCGATACCAGAAGGAGGTCGAAAATCAAAGGATGGTTCAAGCGTCCAAGATTTCTTCCCCCTTCGTCTGGTTTTGAGGAGGTTTTCCATGAGATGCACAACCCATCAAGACAACCTTGCTCTGAATCAGAAAATTTTCGCCCGCGCAGACCACACCAACCAATTCGACCACGCCTGGGTTTTTGATCCGAACGTGGGAGAAGTTGTCTGTCGCGACTGCGGCTCTTGGGCGCGTGGCACCATCGGCGGCTGCCAGGCCAAAGCTTACGGCTTTAGCTATATTGGCGATTGTCGTTACCTGATCAACCAGGACAATAGTGCTCTGGATATGATTAAGCAGATGGTGGCCGAAGCTGAGCCCATCAGCCGGGAGGAGTTCGAAACCTGTTGCGAATTGCCCGAAGGGCATGACGCGGACATGGCCCAGGACCCCGGCAGCGGGTATTTCCGGTCGAAGTTCGACGGCAAACCCGCCCTTTTCTACCAAACATCAGGCTTCGAGTTCATTTATCTTGGAGCCAGGTCAACCCGATTTAGAAAGGTTGACCTTTTATACTAAACCCCGGCGGGGAGGAAACTCCCCACCAGGGGCTCCTCTCTGTCAATTCTCAATAATGGGAGGAGCCTATGAAATGGTTTAACAGAAAAAGAAAAGAAGGCTTCACCAACTACCTCTACGAGATCAGCAAACTTTTCGTGGCAGGAGTTGGTTTGGCCGGCATTATGCAGAAAGGACCGTTGGCCCTGATTGCCGTTGGGTTTGTGGTTGGGTTCTTCGCCCTGCTGTTGGCACTTTATCTGGAGGGTGATGGCGATAGCGACGACTTATAGACAGTGTGTCTTGTCGATTTCCATTTTTTCTTATAAAATGAAAAAGAAAGGAGCGCTAAAATGACCTACCACACCTTCTTCGCCATCCTGGCCCCGGTGAGCGTCTTGGCTGTTGCCATTGTTATGATCATTCATGACAAGATTGTTGACCGGAAGAAAAAGCAAAAACAGCAATAACCCTTTCTTGCATAAAGTCACAAAAAGGTTGCCTCGCTCACAGAGGCAGCCTTTTTTATTACCTCAACCCCAAGCCGGGGAGCTTTCCCCGGTCACAGGGGATTGGCTCTCCCAAGGGAGCGGCCTATGAACTTTGAGGTTGAAAACCTGCTGGATCTGAGACCGGAGGACATGGCTCCACCGGAAACGGTCCAACTCCACAACTCACGAATCGATCCATCGGGCAAAAACGGGAACAAGTTTCCTCGTTGGCAGCCGGTGGTGATCGAGAACCTGACTTCGGGCGGCTGGACTATCCGGCACGCTCGAGGAGGCATTGGAAAGACAGGCCTGACCAAAAATTCGATCGTGCTTGATTATGACGCTCGGATCGAATTGGCGATTGTACCCGAAGCAGCCAACATCATCAGGGTGCGAAAGGCTAACTGGAGAGAGGTTTACCGCTTTTACTGGCGGCACAAAAACTCCCTGATCCGCATCACCACCCGCCTGGCTGTTATCAGTGTGGCCTTGGGGGCGGTCGGGCTGGCTCTTGGATTTGCTGGCCTTGCGGTCAGTCTCCTCTCGCTTTCCTCTTAACCCCTTACCGGGGGCTTCCCCGGAACAGGGGAAGGTCTCCAATGGAGAAGGTCGATGGAGATTCCAACTATACGTTGTCCAAAGTGCGAAGAAAAAACATCTTTCGCACTTTGGGTTCGCGAAACAGGCAAGGAAAAGCTTCTCGAAAATAAACTCGGGGATTACCCTCGTTGTGGCGCCAAGGATATTGACTTGTCAGCCGTCAAGGGCGACCCCGAAGAGTGGCAGCCGTTTTTCAAGCGCCTTGAAGAAAGTTGCCTATGGAGGGAATCATGAAGTCTCTCGAAAAGGCCAAACTCGAACTCAAGTCCTTCGCGTATTTAGAGTCGAAGGGCAAGGACGTTCTGGAGGATAAGGGACTGTGGGCCAAGGTTGAAATGAAAGATTTTCTTTTAGATCACCTGCAGTATGTCATGCCCGTTGCCCGCGCCTTCAACGAGATCATGGAACGGCACAATGGCAAGCCTGTCGGTGTCGAGTACGAGCACCACAAAAACACTGGCCGCTTCGCTGTCGTTCTTCCCGATGCTGCAGTCCCGGGAAAATTCCGGGTGCAATTTTTCGATAAAAACGGCTTTTCCTCCCACGATACGATCGGACCGGTGGAAAAAGCTGCGGAAGAGATGGTGCGGCAGGGCTACCGAGTGCTTTCCGAAGGCGAGATGGACCGTCTTTCTCAAACCAGAGATTGGCAGATAGGCAACGCAACCGCGACTCTTCTGCAGAAACTCAATGCGGGGCAAATGTCCTATCAGGAGTTTCTTCTGCAAAGAGAAGCACTGCTATGCCCTGACGAAACGTCGGACGCTATCTAAGCCTTAAACCAAAAAGAAAGGATGAGATTATGCAGGAGATTGCCGACATAATCTTTTACCTCTGGCTGTTTTTGTCTTAACCGAACAGCCAAAAGTGCCCGCTCCGGGCTTTTGTTTTTTCTCCAGCCCGGGCTTCACGCACCCGGGTTTTCTTTGTTCGGGCTGCGTGACCCGAAAAGGAGAAATCATGAATATCGAAAAGGTCTGCGACCAAAGCCAGCCCCAATTCCGTCTTTTCAGGCACAAGGAGATGGTCGGCGCAACAGACGGTCGAATAATTCTTGTCACAAACAAAAGCGAGAATTCGGACTATGAACAGGCTTCAGAGCCAATCAAAGAGTTCCTGGAGAAATTCGCAGAGCCTTCCGAGGTAAACCATGGCTTGCCCATGCCTCGATTCACCCAGGAGAAAGATCCCTGCCTGGAATGTCTGGGGACAGGAAAAACCCTGGTTTGTCCTGAATGCGAAGGGTCAGGGAATTTGACGTTTTCAACTTCGCACAATGAATACGAGGTTGATTGCGATACCTGCAACGGCGCCGGTCGGATACAGATGAAATCCGCCGAGTTTGAAAAAGCCGAAGTGTGCGAGGCGTGCGGCGGAAAAGGGTCGACCTTTCCAGAAACTCCCGTACTTCTTGCCAAAAACGAAGCAGGCAATCGCCTATGTCTGAATTCAGCGATCCTGCACAGGATGAAAGAGAATCTTGAAAACATCCTCTTTTATCCTTCTCAAAACATGCAAGAGGAGAATTTCTCATATTCTCCCGTAGAATTCACCTTCAATGGAGGATGGGGCGTTATTATGCCAGTCATGCCTCCGCAGGAGGTGTAAGCATGTTCGAGATCGTATTTCTGGCGAGTCTGGTTGCCGTGGTAGCAATAACCATGCTTCCTTCTAAACGAGAAAAATAAACTCCCAAGGGAGGCTTGACTTCCCTTGGGGGGAGATCATGCCTTCCTTTATTCTTCAGAAAGGAATTACAAAATGGTCTTAGTCAATCATTGCAAGGAGGATATTGCTTTGACATTTTCGCTGCTTGATCCAAAAGAAGCCCTTGTCGCAGCCTTTGAGCAAGGGCGAGGCAATTTCTCAACCTGGACATACCGGCCAGCGGACGAATATCCCATCCAGGAAGATGCTGTTGCCTTTCGTCTGGGCTCCTGGGTTGTCGCCAAAAACTCTGGCTGCGAAGTAGAAACGAGAGTCAGGGAGGTGTGTCATGCACAGCCTTCTCTCTTTTAAAGATCGAGGAAAGTGGGGTGATTCCCGCTGGCGCGGCAATTGTAGTGGCCACGTCATTCGGGAACTGGTCGACCACTTCTGCCCTTCCCTCTTTGTCGATGTCTGCGAAGGCTCAGGTACAAGCCGGGATGTCTGCAAAGAACTAGGCGTTGAATATGTAGGGCTCGACCTGCACAGGGGGCAGGATTTCACACGAGACTTCGTACTGAAGTTTCTGCCTCGCCCCGCCGATATGGCGTTCTCCCATCCTCCCTACGGAGCCATGATCGATTATGGTTCTGTCGGCAAGTGGGAAAACCCGGATCAAAAAGAGGCTGACCTGTCGCGGTGCGACTCGGTGGAGCAGTTTCTGGAATTTTCCCAGACCATGCTGCAAAACCAGAGACTCGCAACGCGGCCGGGTGGTCACTACGCAACGCTGATAGGCGACCTTCGAAAGAAGGGCGAGTTTCACTCCTTCCAGGCAGACTACATCAAATTAATGCCAAAGGATGAACTTGTTTCAGTTGTTATCAAGGCACAGCATAACTGTGTCTCCGACAGGCGTTCCTATCGAGGGTCTTTTGTGCCGATCATGCACGAATATCTCCTGATTTGGAAAAGGTCGGAAAAAACCATGCTGGCCATCACATTCGACAAGATCGCCGAACTCGAGCTTCAGAAAGAGTGGAGCTGGCGAAACCTTGTCCGAATGGCGCTGATCGCCAAGGGCGGCAAAGCCAATCTGCAGGAACTCTATGCGCTGATCGAGCGCATGTCCGAGTCCAAAGCTCGCCGGGAGCAAAACTCTCATTGGCAGGCAAAGGTCAGACAGACCCTGCAGCGCCATTTCTCGCGGATTGACCGCGGGCAGTGGGCATTGGCGGCGTAGAACCAAGCCATTAAAAGCTTGGTTTTACCTTTAAAAAGGCACTTATTTCCGGCTTATTCGGAGGTAGGTGCCTTTTTTTTCTGCTATAAAGGAATTATTCTCAACCCGCCTGCTTTCTGCAAAGTTCTTAGAACCTCCAGAAAAACGGGCGGTCAAAGGTGAGGTAGCTGGCCTCATCAATAAAAAGAACCAGCATAAATCGCGCATGGAAAATATTCCCTGTGCGCTCAATATCGTTCCCGCCTGGGGAAAAAACTTTTCTCCGGGAGGGATCAGTTTTATCTTCTCTGGGTTTTGGCAGTTCGTATAAGACCGTAAAGACCCAGGGATTGCGCACCTGGGTCTCTAGTTCACCTGTTCCGAGTACGCGCAGACTCGGGAAAAAAGGAGACCCAAAATGGATTTGTTTGATTCAAAAGACACCCTGATTGAAGAGGCCAACAAAGCCTATAACCAGGGAAACCCCGTATTGACCGACCCCGAATTCGACCTTTTGGCCGAAACAGGGCTTAAGGTTGATACGCGAAACTTTCGAACAAAAGTCGCTCACCCTTTCCCTATGGGAAGCTTGAGCAAAATCAAAGATGCCGAAAGCCTCTCTAAGTGGGCCAAAGGCGCAACCGGGACAATCATTGGCCCGAAAGTCGACGGGGCAGCCGTAAGGCTATCCTACCGCGACGGGAGACTTGTTCAGGTTGCAACCCGCGGCGACGGGGTAACGGGTAATGATATTACGGGCAACGCGAGAAATTGTGTTGTATCCGAAACCCTCCCCTACCCTTTGACCCTTGAGATTCGCTGCGAAGCGGTGATTCGCAAGTGTCACGCAGATAAGTTCGAGAAAAATCTGCGCAACGTGGTATCCGGAATGCTGGGGGCCAAAGACCCTCGGCCCGAGCTGGCTCTGGTTGAGTTTCTCGCCATTGAAATCGTCAGCGAGGATCCGCTGACCCTGGCCGCCAAAAGAGATCTTCTTCGGGAGATCTGCATGAAAGAGTTGACGGTGCCCTCGGTCATTTATGACCAGGCGCCGAGTTTCGATGAAATTGAGGAACTTTTCAACTCCTGGAAGCAAAATTTCCCCTGGGCTATTGATGGCGTTGTTGTGGAGAAGTTTCATGACCTTCATGCCATGGTTGAAAAGGAAACCGAACTGCTACCCAAGCATAAAGTCGCGGTAAAGTTCGGCAACGAAGCCGCCGTGACGGTCATTGAGGAAATTGATTGGAAACTTGGCCAGCACGGCAAACTCACCCCGGTTCTTCAGATTCGTCCGGTGGAAATAGACGGCACCACTGTCAGCAAGGTGTCTGCGTCAAATTACGCTCTGCTTAAAAGTGCAGGGCTTGGCGTCGGGGCCGAAGTCGGCGTGGTCAAAAGCGGAGATATTATTCCCTACGTGAAGGAGGTCCACACCCCCTCGCAAGAAGGGCTTGATATCCCCTCTTGCCCTTCCTGCGACACACAGGCAACGCTTTCAAGCACAGGTATTGACGCCTTGTGTTCCAATCCTGAGTGCGAAGGTGCAACTCTGGTTCGTCTGCAGAGACAATTCGATCTTTTCGGGATCGATTTTATCTCCGGATCAACCATTGAAGCCCTGGTTGCCGCAGGCCATGACTCACTGGAGAAGATCTTCTCCCTGTCCGAGTCTGACATTGCAGCCCTTGACGGATTTGGCCGCAAGTCGGCGCATTACATTGTCACCTCCCTGCACAAGATCGAGGTTACTGAAGCCAAGGTGATCAAAAGTGCCTTTCTTAAGGGCATTGGCGAGCGCAAGGGCACAGCCCTGCTCAATCACTATGGCAATCTCGATACGATGATTGCCACAATCAAAGAGCAAGGCATGACCTCTATCGAAGGTTTTGGGCCGATTCAAACGGATCTGCTCAACACGCAGATTGGTTTGATTGAAACCCAGCTGCAGCTTTATCGCAGCCTGGGCATTAAGGTCGCGCCGCATACAGCGCCAGCAAAGGACGCAAAAACTGTGTGCTGCACGGGCTCCTGCCCCGGCAAGTCGCGCAAGGAACTCAAGGAGGTCCTTGCGGAGATGGGGTTTGTGATGGCCAGCAGTGTCACCAAGGACTGCTGTCTTCTTCTTTGTGACGACCCCGAAGGAAACTCTTCAAAGCTCACCAAGGCCCGCAAGCTGGGTATTGAAATCAAGAGCTACGAGGATTTCTTCGAGAACCAGTAAAAAGAAAGGAGCTTGCCATGGCTTTGGAAGCCCGACATGAAAACGGGGTCCTGTTTAGCCGCTACGGCGGAGTGCAGGAACTTGAGGATGGTTTCTATGGAGTCATTGAGACCGAAAAAGAATCCGTAAATTTTGGTCCATACTCGACAAAAGTTGAAGCTTCGCGAGCAGCCCTTGGAGAAATAAGGGCTGTTGCAAAATGGTGCAGAGGCTACAGCCTGGTCAGATAGACAACTAAAAACAAAACCCTATGCGGGGGCGTTATGTCCCCCGTGTGGGGGCATAGCGTCTTTTTACAGGAGATGTCGCTATGCAAGAACTGCAGATGGACTGGGTTCAGGCCCAGGCTAAAGCAGAAGCCAAGCTTGAGACCCTTCGCGCGATAATCTCAAGGGAAATCAAGCGGCCCATGCCTTTCTCCGAATCCTTGATCAATATCACGTTGATGATGATTCGCAGAAACTATGGCAAAAAAGAAGAAACCCGAACCAGAAACCTCTTTGGGATTCCCGGTTCGGGCTAATGCTTGACACAAAAAGGTGCTTGGCTCCCGCAAAAGGGGCTGAGCACCTTTTTTGCTTTAAATAAGGCAGAAAAAACCGCTTATTTAAGAGCATAAACCACTCCTTTGGCTGATATAAAAGAATCAGGCAGAAAAAGTCTGCCGTGCTATCAGGTAGCTGGCCTGACTAAATCAACCAGCCTTTAAGTTTTTAACACCCTGCGCCAACTCCGACCTTTGGTCCGAGAATGCCTAGGGTGTCACTCAGGTAGCTGACCTGACTAAATCAACCAGCAAGAGCGTCGTCTTTGTACGACGCCGATAAAGAGGTGTCTGCGCTTTTGCGCTGACATCGACTCAAAACGAGGGTCTGTGCAGATGCGCAGGTCCTTTTTATTTATCCGTTCCCCGCCCGGGGAAAGCACGAAAGGTTGCTCTTCTCCGGTTAAGGGGAGAACTGCCTAATCTGCTTTCCTCCGGGCTTTTTTATTCAAAAAGGCCTGGGCTTCGCGCGCTCGGTCCTCAAACACCACTTTTTTCCGGTTGGCGCGAACCGGAAGGAGGAAACAAAAATGGCAGATCGTAAAATCAAGATGTATCCCGTCACCGAAACATTCGGAATCAAGGCCCCGAAAGAGGCCGTTGTTCCCGGTTTCGAGCCGGATCCCAACGCTCCGGCTGCGCATCTTGTGCCGGCGGTTGATCCCAACCACGTCTTCCCGAAGGACTTCCTTCGGGACATCCTCGCCTGGTGGCGAGGAACCCACGAGGGGTTCGTGAAAAAAGAGGGGTTTTTCTGCTTCGGGCCGAAAGGTTCGGGCAAGTCCTCCGGCATTCTCCAGGTCGCAGCGCGACTCAATATCCCGGTTTTCCGAGACTGCGGGTCGGAGGTCTATGACGTGGAAGCCGCCATCGCGCACCCGACCGTCATCGGTGGTGACACCATGATGGCTGATGGTCCGATGACCATGGCCGCTCGGATCGGGGCGTGGTTTCTCCTCGATGAGGTAGACCAGATCGAACCCTCCAATCAGGTTGGTTTCAACCCGATCGCGGAAGGTTCCTCCTGGGCCCTCCCTCGCACGGGTGAAGTCATTACCCCTCATCCCAACTTTCGGTTCTTTGCAACCGGAAACTCCAACTTCGGGGGTGATGCAACCGGCCTCTATCAAGGGGTCAAACGGCAGAACTCAGCTTTTGGGGATCGGTGGTTCATCACCAAGATGGACTACATCGACCCCGAAAGCGAAAAGGCGATCCTTAAAAACGCCGTACCCGGCATCACTGATGTCCAGGTCGAGGGGATGGTGAAGTTTGCGAATATGATTCGTTCCATCTTCCGCGGTGAGGAATCGGGTCAGGCACCGATCGAGATCGAACTGTCCACCCGTTCCCTCGTTCGGTGGGCGGTCAATACCGCCATGTTCCAGAATACCGAATGCCCCATCGTTTACGCGATGGACCGGGCCTTCGGATTCGGCTGTGACCCCGAAACCCGCGACGTGCTGGTCGAAACTCTGCAGCGTGTCTTCGGGAAGGAGGTGACAAAATAATGGTTATCGCTCACCTCCGCTTCGACAATCCCGACGGAAGCTCGAAGGACTGGATTATCCGGCGCACGTCGGATGGTTTTGCCACCGAATGGGGCAGAACAGGGAAAGCCCTTCAGTCAAAGAACTTCCCCGGCAAGAATTTTAGTAATGTGGACGCTGAAATTCAGCGCCGCATTTCTGAAAAATACAAAAAGGGCTATCAAGATGTCGTCTCTTCAGCACCCGACGATCCTGCCATGAAGGCGGTCAAAAAAAGGGTGGAACAAGAGGCTAAGGCAGAAGCCCAAAAAAAGGCGGAAAAAGAACTCGCAAAGATCTCCAAGATCGACAGCGTGTTCTCAAACTGGTTCTGAACCAGATTTTTCCGCCTCCCACAACCCCGCCCGGGGGAAACATTTGCACACATTGTCTCCCTCGGACAGGGAGAGTGCATGTTTCCTCCGGGCTTTTTCTTTTTCAAGAGAAAGTCCGGGCCTTGCGCACCCGGAACAACGAACCATTTTTCCGGGTTGGCGCACCCCGGGAGGAGGAACTATGCAGCAAAAAGTTCTCGAGAAGGTCATCTGTGTATTCCTGGACGTTCACCTCTGGACCGGGCGCAAAAAACTGCGTCCGGAAGATCTGAAGGTGACGGCCGGGGAAATCCCGCCCGACAAACTCGCTTCGCTGGGGTCGAAAAAAATCTGTGACCACAGCGAACTCTCCGTTTTCAGCTCGCTCAAGAAGCGAGCTGAACGAGAGTGCGAGAAGGTCGGGGTCCGATTCCTGGGCGGCTATGCCGTTCCGGAGGACCAGGCCGAGAATCTCGCTACAGAACTTGCCTCAATTCAGGGCGAGTTCGAGGTGGCTAAGAAGAAGTTTGTCGGACAGTACGACCAAGCCATTGAAGCCTGGATCGCCGACAACGGCGAGTGGGGCAGCATCATCCGTGGTGCTGTCGAACCCGTCTCAACAGTCAAACGGCAGCTGCGATTTGCCTACCAGGCGTTTAAGATCGCTTCCGCCGGCGATGACTGTGGGTC
The genomic region above belongs to Geoalkalibacter subterraneus and contains:
- a CDS encoding DUF6722 family protein, which produces MKWFNRKRKEGFTNYLYEISKLFVAGVGLAGIMQKGPLALIAVGFVVGFFALLLALYLEGDGDSDDL
- a CDS encoding helix-hairpin-helix domain-containing protein: MDLFDSKDTLIEEANKAYNQGNPVLTDPEFDLLAETGLKVDTRNFRTKVAHPFPMGSLSKIKDAESLSKWAKGATGTIIGPKVDGAAVRLSYRDGRLVQVATRGDGVTGNDITGNARNCVVSETLPYPLTLEIRCEAVIRKCHADKFEKNLRNVVSGMLGAKDPRPELALVEFLAIEIVSEDPLTLAAKRDLLREICMKELTVPSVIYDQAPSFDEIEELFNSWKQNFPWAIDGVVVEKFHDLHAMVEKETELLPKHKVAVKFGNEAAVTVIEEIDWKLGQHGKLTPVLQIRPVEIDGTTVSKVSASNYALLKSAGLGVGAEVGVVKSGDIIPYVKEVHTPSQEGLDIPSCPSCDTQATLSSTGIDALCSNPECEGATLVRLQRQFDLFGIDFISGSTIEALVAAGHDSLEKIFSLSESDIAALDGFGRKSAHYIVTSLHKIEVTEAKVIKSAFLKGIGERKGTALLNHYGNLDTMIATIKEQGMTSIEGFGPIQTDLLNTQIGLIETQLQLYRSLGIKVAPHTAPAKDAKTVCCTGSCPGKSRKELKEVLAEMGFVMASSVTKDCCLLLCDDPEGNSSKLTKARKLGIEIKSYEDFFENQ
- a CDS encoding AAA family ATPase → MADRKIKMYPVTETFGIKAPKEAVVPGFEPDPNAPAAHLVPAVDPNHVFPKDFLRDILAWWRGTHEGFVKKEGFFCFGPKGSGKSSGILQVAARLNIPVFRDCGSEVYDVEAAIAHPTVIGGDTMMADGPMTMAARIGAWFLLDEVDQIEPSNQVGFNPIAEGSSWALPRTGEVITPHPNFRFFATGNSNFGGDATGLYQGVKRQNSAFGDRWFITKMDYIDPESEKAILKNAVPGITDVQVEGMVKFANMIRSIFRGEESGQAPIEIELSTRSLVRWAVNTAMFQNTECPIVYAMDRAFGFGCDPETRDVLVETLQRVFGKEVTK
- a CDS encoding WGR domain-containing protein, with translation MVIAHLRFDNPDGSSKDWIIRRTSDGFATEWGRTGKALQSKNFPGKNFSNVDAEIQRRISEKYKKGYQDVVSSAPDDPAMKAVKKRVEQEAKAEAQKKAEKELAKISKIDSVFSNWF